The sequence GGAACACACTGTATTTTTAGGTCAGGGGGAGAAACAAATGGAGGAGAGCTGGAGGTAGAGACAAGGAGTCTAAGGGTGCCTGGGATTGGAGGGACACCTTCTGAaataagaaaggaggaaggatatgtgtaaacatatatatttccAGATAGAGGCCTAAGAAACTTGTATGATGACAAATGTCCTTGTGGAATAGGAGGCCGAGTTTTCTTCTGGGGCAGAAAAAAGGGGAACTAATGGAGTCACAAGAGCTGAGGATGGGGGAGAGAGCACTGTGGGGAATGCCAGAGGACCCCCAGGAGACACATTTGGAGATTCTGAAGACCTAGCTACTGTGAGATTGAttgtcttattttccttcttctttttcttcttttgtctccAGCAGCATTTTGGCCACCCAGGCATCTGTGGTGAATGGTGGTTGATCCAAGTAGTGAGTTAGCAAGGGATTTTTGCCAGAAAGATAGAAATGGGAGTGGAGAGCAAGGAGTCCAAGGGTCTGGCTAGAAGAAGGCTGAACCGAGAAGGAACAGAGCCAGCCTCCCTACGATGGGCCAgatgaaaaaggaagagatgtTTCCCTTGAGATCAAAGAGCAGGTGTAGTGAGAAGGCAGGAAGCAGCGGGAGAGATTGTGATCAGAAGGTAGGATGTTGGAGTGTGAAATTTCAGATGCGGAGCAGTGCTGGCTGTAACTGTTGGTGTTGAGGAGAAGGTTGTTTGAGGAGAGGAGCTCAGGAAACGGAAACTAGGATTGCTGGAAATGTTGAGGATGATGTTGGGGCCTGAGATGGAAAGAAAAACTGTGAGCTAGATGTCTGCCTATCTTGGGAAGTAGCTGGGGGAGGTATTcttatctacattttaaaaatagttacagGTGATGAAACTAAGGCCTGGAGAAGTCGAatgacttgctcaaagtcacgcAGCTTCTTTGTGGGGTGTCCTCATGGGAGTATGGTTTAGGGTGCTTGGCAGCATTTTTCTCAGGCAGCACCTTAGGGAGTCACAACCATCCAGGGTCTCTGGTCTGCCTCATTTCAGGGCTCAGTGATGGATGGATTTTCTCAGCACATCCAGAGATGTCTTCTCTTTCGCAGACTTGCTAACTGGTAAATAAAGCAGAATACTGGTTTCGTAGCATTTGATGGAAGGTACCCCTTGCTATTGATTGGAATGCTCAGTATCCTTCCAAGGACCCTTACTTGCTTTGGAGAAGTCTCTCAGAAGTTGATGGGTCAGCCTGGGCTCAGACCAAGGAAAGGGATATGATTTGAGTGGGGATTAGCCCACTTCAGCTGAGAGGATACAACTTATAAGGGTTGGGCTTACACTCTCCCAGGCCAGAGTCTCTGCCCCTTGAAAGTGCAAGAGAAATACCTACCACTTaattcttctcttattttctttgcaTATCCTCCACCTTAACTTTTTGACTATATTCTTTAGGCTGGCGTCTAGTTAGTCCCACTTTTCTGGGGGTCTTAGGAGATTGTCTCTTTCCACCCATCATGTGTAGAGTTCCCCTGTTCCCTCTGAAGGAGACATAATTAGCATGAGCATAATTGGTTCCAGATTTCTTTTGAATTAACAACTtatgagaattccttggacagcaaggaaatcaaaccagtcagtcctaaaggaaatctatcctgaatgttcgttggaaggattgatactgaaattccattattttggccacctgatgcaaagagctgactcattggaaaagtgcTTTATgtgcattaactcatttaattattACATCAACTCACTGAGGTAGGCACTATTACAAAtacatttcccaggtgagaagTAATGTGCCAGAGGCTGCACTCTTGACCAGTAAGCTATTCTGCTTCAAAAGCATGATGGAGGAACCTCATCACTTGCTTTGAGCAGACTGGATAAGGCTCCACCAAGCCTTGTAAATATTAAAACAGTCTGTCACATGGCAAATCTGGATATATCAATGTGTGGTTTATAAGTGAAAATTTGTAAAGGGCACATTAGGATAAGCTACTTCTTTATACTTTGTCTCAAAACCAGGATTCTATATGggtaaaaaatatgttttatcttTCCTTGGTTGAATAAGCCGCTAAGACAAAAAGGCCCTAAATCAAAGTTCATAGGAGTTGTAACTTTCCCTCTTTGGAGTTCAATTATTAGAACTTGCAGCAAAAAGAGACTCTTGGAGGTTGTAGAAAGTGTGACCTTTATCAAGTTGTACAGTCATTTTTCAGAGTTTCAAGTGACTGCTGGATGGATCTGGCTGTGAGCAGCATGTCAAGAGCTCTTGTCCCTTTGTTGCAGGTCTCTCAGGCGGCTGCAGAGCTTCAACAATACTGCATGCAGAATGCCTGCAAGGATGCCCTGCTGGTGGGTGTCCCAGCTGGAAGCAACCCCTTTCGGGAGCCCAGATCCTGTGCCTTACTCTGAAGACTGGTGAGTAATGATACCCCAGGCCATCTGGGggccatgggattatcctggggcttcccaaaGGACTTGGGCAACTGAGTTTTACATTTCTACTATTCTTGAGGGAATTAAAATAAATCCCAGCAAAATGCACAGCTTTACCTGAAGGGTGACTCTAATCTGCCTGCTTGTGGAATACATCTAATTAGGAGAGCCTCAATCCCCTTGTACGAACTCACCAGATGATAATATCCTTATGTACTTAAGCTTTTGAACTGACGGGGCCAACAGTAATTTCTTGTCCTTAACACCGTCTCCTCTGTCCTTACACCATCCTGGACTTGTGATGTTGCTTGGTGCTGTCAACTGACTCGTTACTCTTGGGACTAAGGACTCTGCAGAGGAGACTCATTCCTGCTACCAGCTGTGATTTCTTTCCTAGAGGCTTTCAGaatgtatttctgtgtattaatggAGGAACAAACGTAGTAACTGGGCCAAGTGTGAGTAGGGTTAAAAGAGCCTTAAAAATGTATTCTTGAAATGAAAACACCTCTTTAAAGGGTAGCCTACATTTCCTGGGTTCTAATGTGTTGTATGGGGTCTCAAttcatattttcacttttcttttttgtaaagagGTCAGGGCATAAATTATTAGTCTTTTGGGGCCAATATATTTCAAGTTGCATATTCTCAGGAGTGTTTATGGGTtctccaggtggcgcagtggtaaagaatccgtctgccaatgcaggagatgcagtttcgatccctgatctgggaagaccccctggagtaggaaatggcaatcgctccaatgttcttgcctggaaaattccatgaacagacagaggagcctggcaggctacagtccatggactcacaaagagtcagacacaactgagtgactgagtgcacacacatacacaagggGTGTTTATACAGGAAGTAATCATCTTAGATCTTTTTTCATATACTTGAAAAGGAAATTATTCATGTTAACAAAAAGGAAGTAATAATACTATTAGGTGCTATTGTATCTTTTAATGGAAAATGTCTACatttatgatattaaaataatagtcTTATGTTGgcatagcatttgtctttttacaaagcactttcgTGGGTATTACTCATTCAATGGTGTGGTTTGGATTTTCTGATATTAACCTGTTACTTTCTACTTTGAGAACCCTAAAGTGACCTATGAAATAATGActagttaattttatgtataaatcTTACTAAGTGAAAACCTACCAAATTTTTTTTACAGTAGAGAAGAAGTTCGCTGAAGGATGCTTTCAAGCACAAACTGATGAATGACTGCCTCCAAATTTCAAGAAAACACTTCTCTAACCACATGACTTCTAGATATTTCACAGGACCTTTCCTGTGACCTGGTCCTTTAGCCAACATTCTACAGAAATTGATGTTTCTACTCAAATAAGGAAACTGGGTGAAGGTGtagattttaaataataatggcCTGATTCTTTGTTGAAGTGCTTTATACTTAAACAAAACCTTACCACCAAATATACCAAAATACACTTCTTTCATTAAGTGAATTACTAGTGTTTCTATGCCTGGAAtgttatgtatgttttatttactAGATGTTTACATTTTGGGAAGGAAAACAGTATTCTTTgttaaaaaattgaatatttgTAATTGCTGTTCCCAACTAAGATCTTTATACCATAacaaaatttgttattttctcaTGAATTTATAATTTCTAAATGACATGCAAGTATAAAATTGGGGGAAGAATGGGCTTTGTTAATCAAATGATGTCTTGATTTTTCTAAATGAGgagattgttttattttcaacacTAAGCATGGGATCTCTTAGCAACCTTGTTTGAAAAGATGAATGTTGTTTTCTGTATGAGACTGCCCCATCCTGTATATGAAGCAGATTTGATCTTCGTCTTCTTAAGTTCCTCTACTTGATAGGGGtggttttacttaaaaaaaatactaaattatttcatatttaaatgtgATCTACAGAGCAttgcaaatgatttttaaaaagtaatgtgaaAATATGACAacctaaatgaatttttaatgtcACAGGTGTATTATTTTGATGATGTGCCTTTGATTTAATTTGGGACACTTAAAAGAATActttatttgtgtttgttttaatctttgaagaacttggaaataaaatttctgcTTAATTCCTACTAACAACAGCAATATTTTATGTCTGATTTTGTTTTAAGGCTTCATAGATTTTGTTTGCTTGGGTGATTGAGTGCTGAAAGTGGGAAGTGAAGTTTTTGTGTACAAGTCCTTGTAGAATTTTGTGAAAAAATAGGTATAATATGCAGAAATATCTCAATTACTGGCAAATTTGCTCTTTGAGATAGCTTTGTATTCTTGTTcactcgctaagtcatgtccaactctggaaccccatggactgcagcatggcctggcttccctgtccttcactatctcctaagTTTGCtcaatgtccactgagtcagtagagccatccagccatctcatcctctttggtccccttctcctcctgccttcactctttcccagcatcagggtcttttccaatgagttggctgtttgaatcaggtggctaaagtattggagcttcagctttagcatcagtccttccagtgaatattcagcattgatttcctttaggattgagtggtttaatctccttgctgtccaagggactttcaagagtcttctccagcatcacaattcaaaggcatcagtttttcagcgctcagccttctttatggttcagctgtcacatccatactggaaaaaccaaagctttgactatatggacctttgttgtcaaagtgatgtctttactttttaatacactgtctagctaTGGATAAATCTATAGGTAAATGGGGATATCTTTGAACATAAGTAGTGTTACAGTAGAGAATGTAGAAGTCATTAGTTGGAACTCCTTTAACTTCCAGCCACTAAACTTCCAAATCTAAGTGATCTAAATCCCTTCCATTGGATCAAAATTCAGATGTCCCTTTTCTAACCCACTTACTCATTCTGTAGATCTGTTTCATCTTCTATGAAGTGTCATATTATCGGTtgtcctttctttcctttatcttcaACTTCTCTGttggattccttttattagcatttaaacattttctgttcTCCATCTTAACAACAATAAGCATTTAGAAAAAGTCTccattaaaaaacacattttcagtTATAAAAGATGAGTTGGCCTTAGAGATCTACTGTTCAGCACAGTGCCTATAGTTAACAGTGCTGTaccatatactttaaaatttgctaagaggatAAAATTTATGTAAATTGTTCTTATCACAAAAATAATAAGGCAGAAGGAAACTTTTGGAAGTGATGGATAAGTTTATGGCATAGATTGTGTTGTGGTTTCATAGGTATATACTTATCTCCAAACTCATTAAGTTGTATACATTAATTATGTACAGCTTTTGatgtgttggaaaaaaaaaaaaaacacctcttgaTTTCATTTTCCCTTTGGCAAAAACTTGGTAAGATAGTACAGGAAAAATATAGACATCTCACATATGAATATAGTTGTGTCTTAAATGTATCCCATTTCTACTTTAACGACAAAGCTATAAAAAATACTTGAGAATACATTTAACAAAAGTGCAAGAATCAAAGGAAAATTTTACCAATGTTTATAGAACGGAATCTAAAATTTCAGGATTATAGGACGATGTCATTAAAATGCAATCTTACTAAAATTTATGTAGATTTATTGGAattccttttttatcttttaagggAAGCTGGTTAAAATAACTGAACGTTTATATGGAAAATCAAGTGTCCAAGAATAGCTtttaaaactctgtgtgtgtgtgagtgtgtataaaACATGGGAAGGTAAAACTTGCCTTACCAGGTACTAGCTTACTTTGAAACTGCTGAATCAAAAtgatatgacttaaaaaaaaacaaagtcaaaataaTATTATTGTGGTCCTAGGAATAGACAACTAGATGATTGAATTGATCATAATAGTACAGAAGTAGGCctgactcttttttctttttcctattcaagGGAAAGTATAATTAAACAAATGGTGCTGGCATTACTGGCTATCCattcagaaggaaataaaaattgggCCTGTATTATACTCTGTAAAAAAATTCCACATAGGTTAAAGAAAGGTGATACAAAGGCATCAGAAGAAAAGTTAGAATAGTTGTGTAACTTCAGGGTAAAAGAGAGCTTCCtaaaaaaaagcaggaaaccCAGAAATCAAAAAAGAGAAGAGGTGTATACTTGatcaaattaaatttaaacaatttaaataaacaagcaaTTTAAATAGATAAGTATGAAATCTAAAATCCTTGTATAGTAAAAACaataaaccaaataaaaaagcaaaagcagaacACGTATTTTTCAGCTTTCATTTTGGATTGCTACAGTTTgcactccccatccccaccaaCCCAGGCTACTCCCACTTAAAATTGTTGGATTGTTTGCTTTAGGCAGGCTTATTATTGGGGGAGAAAAACCAGGCTCTTACTGTGAGGGGCAGAGTGGGACACCCTGGTGTTTATGCCCAGTTGTATGCAGAGTCTCAGTGGCAAGGGAAGGAGTATCTTACCTCCCCCTACAATTGCAAGGGGCAGCTGATGTTCTGATGAGTCTAACAGTTTGGGCTGGGCCTGGGAACCTGGGGGTAAAGCCACTCAAAGGTCCTCAGGGGTGAGCATCACAACTACCAGTCATAGATCTAAGTTTGGGCAAGTAACTccccttcaaaattaaaaaaagaaacctcatgGGGAAATGCTCTCAGAGAAAGAATGGAGGTTTCCATGGTAAGAAACTAGGAAGTTGGGACTATTCTAAATAATTTCATGTGATGTGGTGTTTGGGAGAGGACCTTGGAGGCTGGACTGACACTTGTAAGCCCCTAACAAGGGCCTTTCCAGACCCTTCAGGCTTCTATGGACCAACCCAACTGCTTCAGATGGTGCTGAAGCAGAGCTCATTTACTTTATTCTCTTTCCTAGGGTACCAACACATGACCTGCCTCTCAATAATACCTCTGataatgggattcccaggtggcacagtggtgaagaatccacctgccaatgctggagactcgggttagatccctgggtcaggaagattccctgaaggaggaaatggctacctgctccagaattcttgctctgatgggcaacAGCACAAGAGGCTGCTCCAGGCCCAGGCAGAGTGAATGTGTCCTTAAACACCAAGCATCACTGAGACATGCAGGCAGGCGGGCTCAGGGGCTTTCACTGCGTTTGGTGAGGAGGCAGAAGGGGGTGTGTTGATAGCTTGGCCTAAGCTTGCCTCAGTCTAGTGCGCTGAACAAAGTCCTTTCCTCTGCAAGCTGATTAAAGATGGGATCAAGGAGATCTGCAAGCTGGGAAGACAGCCTTACCTTGGTTTAGGAGCAAACCTgctgaaactttaaaaagtacaatAGAAATTCGCATAAAATTTCCAGAAATAGTTTCTCTTTGAAGTCTCTACCCTCCACATACTCAAGCAAAACCAAACAtc comes from Cervus canadensis isolate Bull #8, Minnesota chromosome 30, ASM1932006v1, whole genome shotgun sequence and encodes:
- the GNG10 gene encoding guanine nucleotide-binding protein G(I)/G(S)/G(O) subunit gamma-10 isoform X1 translates to MAVRREARESQGLSGGCRASTILHAECLQGCPAGGCPSWKQPLSGAQILCLTLKTGGAVVKNPSANAGDAVSIPDLGRPPGVGNGNRSNVLAWKIP
- the GNG10 gene encoding guanine nucleotide-binding protein G(I)/G(S)/G(O) subunit gamma-10 isoform X2; this translates as MSSGASVSALQRLVEQLKLEAGVERIKVSQAAAELQQYCMQNACKDALLVGVPAGSNPFREPRSCALL